A genome region from Schlesneria paludicola DSM 18645 includes the following:
- a CDS encoding ABC transporter permease encodes MLKPQDVALTPRVQLADLAPLISLGTLILVFSLVASDFVSLSTFSLIMKQGAVLAIVATGLTFVLLCAEIDLSVGMIALLASCFCGVLWESSFAAGPKEINGTANVSLLTMAIVIFVPLITAILLGLVSGYLTISSGLPSFIITLAMMNIALGLARFLTRSQKFAVPPVLVRLGNAQVLEINGQRLGTLSIPQSAVVAAVVMIVAHIVLQHTRFGRYVYMTGGNRQAARLAGVRTERIVIACLAICAGTAACGGLVTAGRMNGVTLDQNVDLLLDAVACVVLGGTSLFGGEGSIGRTLIGVLSFTVLKVGLNLTNVERLVKQLPISPALKETWLKASWVTQFDLLRPFLLGVVLMIALVIHGRLVKRRTDA; translated from the coding sequence ATGTTGAAACCTCAAGACGTGGCATTGACGCCCCGCGTGCAACTGGCCGATCTGGCCCCGCTGATTAGTCTCGGCACATTGATCCTGGTGTTTTCTCTCGTTGCCAGCGATTTCGTCAGCCTCAGTACGTTCTCGTTGATCATGAAGCAAGGGGCCGTGTTGGCCATTGTTGCAACGGGCCTGACCTTTGTCCTGCTCTGCGCGGAAATCGATTTGTCTGTCGGCATGATTGCCTTGTTGGCATCCTGTTTTTGCGGTGTTCTTTGGGAATCCTCTTTTGCAGCGGGGCCCAAAGAAATCAATGGAACGGCGAACGTCTCGCTGCTGACCATGGCCATTGTGATCTTCGTCCCGCTCATCACCGCGATTCTGCTGGGACTGGTTTCGGGATATCTGACAATCTCATCGGGCCTGCCAAGTTTTATCATCACTCTGGCGATGATGAACATCGCCTTGGGGCTGGCCCGCTTCCTGACGCGAAGTCAGAAATTTGCCGTGCCGCCGGTCCTCGTGCGGCTTGGAAATGCCCAAGTTCTGGAAATAAACGGCCAGCGATTGGGCACGCTCAGTATTCCGCAAAGTGCGGTCGTCGCCGCGGTGGTGATGATTGTGGCACATATTGTATTGCAGCACACCCGGTTCGGCCGGTACGTCTATATGACAGGCGGCAATCGCCAGGCCGCCCGGCTTGCCGGGGTTCGCACGGAACGAATCGTGATTGCTTGCCTCGCGATCTGTGCCGGAACCGCCGCATGTGGAGGCCTGGTCACCGCGGGACGCATGAACGGAGTCACCCTCGACCAGAACGTCGACCTGCTTCTCGACGCAGTTGCTTGCGTCGTACTGGGTGGCACCAGTCTCTTCGGCGGTGAAGGCAGCATCGGCCGGACGCTGATAGGAGTCCTCAGCTTCACCGTACTGAAGGTGGGACTCAATCTGACCAACGTCGAGCGGCTGGTCAAACAGCTGCCGATTTCGCCGGCATTGAAAGAAACGTGGCTCAAAGCGAGTTGGGTCACACAGTTCGACCTGCTACGCCCGTTCTTGCTGGGTGTGGTGTTGATGATCGCACTCGTCATTCACGGTCGGCTCGTGAAACGACGCACCGACGCCTGA
- a CDS encoding outer membrane protein assembly factor BamB family protein, with protein sequence MATIARCVSCGITLLLLPTAAVHADSPKAPTGKQAKTVVPAGDRPGHDWSSFLGPHGTGVSDETGLLDEWPDDGPPVLWQKRIGKGYSSPSVLGNRLVIHHRQRDRDLIECVQADDGTPLWSYDYDTDFSDPYGYNNGPRCSPVLTRTRCYTFGAQGRLVCLDLETGKLVWEHDTAKEWDVPGHFFGAGCTPILEGNLLIVLVGGQPDSGVVAFDAETGKTVWESVGQKTWDNVETDQGGKPYRWTGKEMIVSYSSPIVATIHGQKHLLCLMRQGLVSLNPQDGSLRFKYWFRARVHESVNAARPVVVDDNIFLSAAYETGAALLKVQPAGTDYEVVWRNKRGMSTHWSTPIYRDGCIYGFSGRHEEEGMLQCLDFKTGELQWETNGYDGPLNQLRINGQGEIVDVNGKPATIFGRGSKIAVDGKYIILGERGVLALARLNREKFEQISRASFKQVRYPAWAAPVLSRGRLYLRSEDNLLCLDVAKSKP encoded by the coding sequence GTGGCAACGATCGCGAGGTGTGTTTCATGCGGTATCACGCTGCTGCTGCTGCCAACCGCAGCCGTTCATGCTGACTCTCCCAAAGCGCCCACGGGGAAGCAGGCCAAGACGGTTGTACCCGCAGGTGATCGTCCGGGGCACGACTGGTCGAGTTTTCTTGGTCCACATGGGACCGGGGTTTCGGACGAAACGGGCTTGCTTGACGAATGGCCCGACGATGGGCCACCGGTGCTGTGGCAGAAGCGGATTGGTAAGGGGTATAGCTCGCCATCGGTGCTGGGAAACCGGCTGGTGATTCACCATCGGCAACGTGACCGAGATTTGATCGAATGCGTTCAGGCGGACGATGGAACGCCGCTGTGGAGCTATGACTACGACACCGATTTTTCAGATCCCTATGGCTACAACAACGGGCCACGCTGTTCGCCCGTCCTGACCAGGACCCGTTGTTATACGTTCGGTGCCCAGGGACGTTTGGTCTGTCTCGATCTCGAAACGGGCAAGCTGGTGTGGGAACACGATACGGCCAAGGAGTGGGACGTACCGGGGCACTTCTTTGGAGCGGGATGTACGCCGATTCTGGAAGGAAACTTGTTGATCGTATTGGTCGGCGGCCAGCCTGATTCGGGCGTCGTCGCATTCGATGCAGAGACTGGAAAGACAGTTTGGGAAAGTGTCGGTCAAAAGACCTGGGACAATGTCGAGACGGATCAGGGAGGCAAGCCCTACCGCTGGACTGGCAAGGAAATGATCGTCAGCTATTCCTCGCCCATCGTTGCGACCATTCATGGTCAAAAGCACTTGTTGTGTCTGATGCGGCAGGGGCTGGTTTCGCTGAACCCTCAAGACGGATCACTGCGTTTCAAGTACTGGTTCCGCGCCCGCGTCCACGAATCGGTGAACGCGGCCAGGCCCGTCGTTGTCGACGACAATATCTTCTTGTCAGCCGCATACGAAACCGGGGCTGCGTTGCTCAAGGTTCAGCCAGCGGGGACTGATTATGAAGTTGTCTGGCGCAATAAACGCGGGATGTCGACGCACTGGTCGACACCGATTTATCGTGATGGCTGCATCTATGGTTTTAGTGGCCGTCATGAAGAGGAAGGAATGCTGCAGTGCCTCGATTTCAAAACGGGCGAGTTGCAGTGGGAAACGAACGGTTACGATGGTCCGCTCAATCAACTGCGGATCAACGGTCAAGGCGAGATCGTCGACGTGAACGGCAAGCCTGCCACGATCTTTGGCCGTGGTTCCAAAATTGCCGTTGACGGAAAATACATCATCCTTGGTGAGCGTGGTGTTCTAGCTTTGGCTCGCCTGAATCGGGAAAAGTTCGAGCAGATCAGCCGAGCATCATTCAAGCAGGTTCGATACCCTGCCTGGGCGGCTCCCGTTCTTTCCCGTGGACGGCTTTACCTGCGAAGTGAAGACAATTTGCTCTGCCTGGATGTCGCCAAGTCGAAACCGTGA